The genomic DNA GCTGGGTCGATGATGCGGAGATGATTGCCGGGGGCGTCGGGGACAAGGTTGGTCATCACGTGCAGCAGTTGGAAGATGGCACCAGAGGCCCAAGCCTGGGGGGAGCAAGCCACGGGATATTGCACCGGGGCCCGATCGCCCGTCCGTTCATAGCCACACAATAATTCTGGGGGACGCTGGTAGGGTTGCAGAAAGGTCATATCGAAGATGCCTTGCGTCACTTCCAGGGCTTGATCTACCAAACCCAGCGATCGCAGTCCCAGGGTAATCAAGCTATTGTCGTGGGGCCATACGGAACCCACGTGATAGCCCATCGGGTTATAGGCAGGGGAGTGGCTGCTAAGGGTGCGAATCCCCCAACCGTTGAACAGATCGGGAGCCCGGAGCCGTTCGGCAACGCTGTGGGCTTTTTCGGAGGTGAAAATACCCAGGTTGAGGCAATGGCCGGGGTTAGACGTGATGCTATCGACGGGGTTGCCATCGCCGTCGAGGGCAAGGGCGCAATAGTCGTAATCGGGCAGCCAGAAGTCGCGATTAAAACGGGCTTGAAGATTGTAGGCTTCTTCCTGCCAGCGATCGGCGAGGTCAATGCGCTTCTTGACCCGAGCTAGTTCACTCAGGCGCACCTTAGCCGCATAGACGTAGGCTTGCACTTCGCAGAGGGTAATTGGCTCGACGGCCAATTTGCCATTGCGATCGACAATGCAATTATTGGAGTCTTTCCAGCCTTGATTTTGCAACCCCCCTTGAGAACGGTAGTGATAGGACAAGTACCCCGTTTGACGAGAGTTGAGATCGATCCACTCCATGGCAGCGCGGGCATTTCCCCAGAGGCGATCCAGGGTTTCGCGATCGTGGGTCCAAGCATAGTATTCGGCATAGAGCATCAACCACAGGGGAGTGGCGTCGATGGTTCCGTAGTAGGGGGTATGGGGAATTTCGTGGCAGCGGGCCATTTCCCCAAACCGCAGCTCGTGGAGGATTTTGCCCGGTTCCTCTTCCCGCCAATCGTCCTCTACTTTGCCCTGGTAGAGTGCCAAGGTGTGGAGGGTGTCCCGGGCGATCGCTGGATCTAAAATTAAAGTTTGGGACGCGGCAATGATGGAATCTCGGCCAAAGAGGGTGGAAAACCACGGCACTCCAGCCGACAGGACTTTGCCATTGCCGAAGGTTTGTCGCAGCAGGTAAATATCCTGTTCCGCCCGCATAATAATCTGGTTAAAAGCCTTGTTGTCGGTGCGAATCTGGGTAATGGTCGATCGCCATTCCTGTTCCTCCATGCCCTCGGCAGCTTTCGCTTGCATCAACGTCATCGGTGCATGGACGTTAGAGGCGGGGCGGTTGTTGATCAACATTTGCAGCCGATAGCCCAACCGCAGGGTTTCGTGGGAACCTAATTCAACAGTCCACAGGGCGGTATAGCCTTTGAGGTGATCGGGGGGTGGTGCAGGAATTGAATGTGGGATTCCATCACCGCGCCATCCAGACCCTGGTAGGCCATCGTCAGTTCAGAGTGGCTTTGGGGGTGGGGGAGGGCGTAGGGTTCTGGATCTGGGGAACTGGCTTCAGAACCTTCTACCGTGGCAGCGTTGACGCTCAGTGGATCTTCGACAGTTGCTTCCACCCGGCGCAGGAGTTTTCCCCGTTGCTGCCGTTGATGTCCTCGGACTTCAAATAGATCGACAAAATCAGCATCAAAACTGAGACTCAGCTCAAATTGCAGCCCTTGGGTGCTGTAGTTAGTCAGGGTAATCTCTTCAAACAGGCCACCATTAATCGCCAATTCACGCTGAATGCCAATGGTTTCGGTGGGGATGCGGTCGTCAATGGCGGGGTTCGCACACAGCACGGAGAGGGCAAATCCCTTTTGGGCATTGCTGCTGAGGAGGATGGGCGATCGCCCCTCAATTTGCAGTTCCAGGCGACTGAGAAACCGAGTATCACGGCAAAACAACCCCAAGCTAGTCAGGGCGCCATCGCTGCCGCAACTGGAAATATTGCCCAGGGTGTCGCTAATCAGAAACAGATCGTCGTCTTTAAGGCTGAGGGTGGTTTCCAGACGGTCTCGCAACATACACCCCCACTCGGGCAGGGGCATCTGATCTGCGGGGATAAACAGCTTACCCTCAAGTTCAATTAGGTCTGGCATAGCTACTCAACGGATAGGGTTACCGAACTGCAAGCTGTGAGCGATCGCCGCCGATCCTGGGCGATCGCTGATTTCTGAGGCACACCCCTACGATGCCTTGATCAGCTTGTTGACACCTCGCGCCGTCGAAACTTCAGGGTGGGCAGTGCCGCTGAGGTCACCCAACGTACTCAGTCGCATCATGGGAGTAGTGACCGTGCCCGGAAGTTGTGCCTGGGCACAGGCAGGATGGCTAAGGGATCGGGCCAATAGCCGCCGATAGAGATCACTCAACTGAATCGCTACCTCCGTCCAGCTAAAGTTTTGCTGCACTCTCAGCGCCGCCTGCTTTCGCATCTTTCGGCCTGACAACCCATTGCTCAGCACCCGATCAATGGCATCGGCAAACGCTGTGACATCGCGGGGTGGTACTAACCATCCCGTTTCTCCCGGCACGACGGTAAACTTCAATCCCCCCACATCTGAGGCGACAACGAGGGTGCCACAGGCCATCGCCTCAATTGCCACCAGCCCAAAGGGCTCGTAATGGCTGGGAATCACACAGACATCCGCTGCTGTATAGAACAGTGGCAATCGATCATGGCCAACCTGACCGACAAAGTGGGTGTGTTCTGCCAGTCCTAAGTCATGGACGAGGGCTTCAAGCCGCGATCGCTCTTGCCCATCTGCTTGCTTGGGATCACTGCCGCCCACGATCAGCAATCGCAGCGTTTCTGTACTGCTCCTTGCCTTCAGATCAGCCACCGCCCGCACCAGGGTTTCAATCCCTTTGCGGGGATCAAACCGACCCACATACAGGACAATTTGTTCGTCGGGGTGCCAGCCTAAATGGGATAGTTCTCGCTGTTGCAACGCCGATCTCGCCTCTGCTTTGGGCATGACATGAAAGGTTTGTAGATCCGTACCGCAGGGAATCACTTCGATATTGCCTTGGGCGGAGACCAGCGATCGCAATTGCTCCTGCTCCTGGGGACTGGTAGCGACAACACAGTTAGCTTCCTCCAAAATTTGCCGTTCGATGGCAAGGCGAGTGGCAGCGATCTCCGGACGGTGATCCACCGCCTGATACTTCACCGCTCCTAGGGAGTGATAGGTGTGCACCACCTGTACTTGACGTTGCTGCTGCAGCTGGAGCCCAACCCAGGCTGACATCCAGTAATTGGTGTGCATCAGGGGATAGTTCGTACCCTCTCGAGCTTGAAACTGAAGCAAGGCTGCGACAAATTCCGGCATGTGCTGAAACAACTGATCGCGGGGAATAAAGGTTTCAGGCCCAGCGGTTAAGCGGATGGTACGGCAATAGGGAGAATGCTGAACGATGGTGGCATCGTCTCTATGGCTCTTGCGAGTGAACATATCCACCTGCCATCCCAATTTGGCGAGGGCTTCTCCGACTTGGCGCACATAAACATTTTGCCCCCCGGCTTCTTCTTTCCCAATTGTGGCTGCGGGGTCTCCATGATCGGAAATCAGGGCGATCGCCTGACGAGAGGGATGGGTGGATCGTACCGTCGTCAAGGATTTATTGAAGGCAACAGGGTTTTTAGCTTTGGTAATCGGGGGAGGAGAGGTTGGAATCAGATCTAACATACTTACACCTCATGAAGAACTGGATTGTTAAGGGGTCTACCGGCTCAAACCAATGGGTCTGTGGAGATCCAGGAGTGGGCTGTGATGCCCATTAAGTAAAAAGCGGTCTGCCAGGATTTGTTGGTAGACCGCCTGATAACCATCCGTCATCCGTTGGGCACTAAAATGCTCCATGACGTATTCTCGACAGACTCGGCGATCCAGGGTGGCGGCTTTAGGCACCGCAGCGATGCAATCTGCCACGGTGTCGCAGAGAAAGCCGTTGGTGCCATGGGCTATCACCTCGGGGGTGGAACCCATACGCATGGCAATTACCGGGGTTCCGGCAGCCATGGATTCCACCATCACCAACCCGAACGGTTCTCGCCAGGTAATGGGGAATAGGGTTGCCACAGCCCCCCCCATGAGGGCATTCTTCATGGCGTGATCGGCTTCCCCCAGGTATTGAATCTGCTGGCCGTCAATGTGAGGCTTGATCTGACTCTCAAAAAAAGCTTCATCTACCCCATCCACCTTACCCGCTAGCTTCAGCTGCCAACCTGAGGCTTGGGCAATGGCGATCGCCAAATGAGGGCCTTTCTCTGGTGACATCCGCCCCAAAAAGGCCAGATAGGGCGGATTCTCAGGCTGAGGATAGAAGTGGTGGCTGGCGACATCAATGCCGTTATATACCGTTGCCACACAGTTGAGACCTAATCGGGGTTCTCGCTGGCTATGGGAAATGCTCACATAGGGCTGGTCTTTCGCATAGGTGAACAGCTTCTCGTTATCTGGGGTAAACACCCCATGCAGGGTATGAACGGTGGGTGTTTTGACCAATCTGGCATAGGGCAAGGCCACACACCCCATATGGGAATGGATGATGTCAAAATCTCCGGCTCGCTCATACACATGGCTTAATTGCAGCATTTCATAAATTCCGAACTCCCGAACCTTGGGATCGAGCCGCAGTGCCTGAGGATGAACGGATTCTAGTTTGGCCAGGGTAATAGAATCGCCGGAGGCAAACAAAGTAACATCGTGTCCTAACCAGACAAGTTCATCCGTTAGCAAGCCCACCACTAGCTCAATTCCACCATAGGCTGGGGGTGGAACTCTCTCCCAAAGTGGGGAAACCTGAGCAATTCGCATAGCAAACCTCTTTTAAAGAATATGCTTCAACATGTTCCCGTCAACTATTGAGCACAGCTCTTTAGAAAACAGTTAGAGTTGAAAAGAATTGAAAGCATTCTGGCGCTGCTAGGTGGAATGTATTTTGATCATTTGATTTCATTAATGAATAAATACCTTCACTGCATTCCTCAATGAATAGCAATGAGAACGCTAGTAAAAACTTTCCCAATAAACATGACTCAGTAAAATGCTGACCGAGGAGCACGAACATCTATATCTGCTATATCTGCATTGCATCGGCTGAATGCAACTAGATGACCAACTCTTCCTGAGAAGGGCTTGTTTTGGTAATCTTGTTGAAGATGCCAATTTGGAATCAAGCATTTTTAAAAACCTGGAATTTTAGTCTGAGTTTTGGATGGATAGTTGTTTTGTAATTTCTAGTACTCTGACTCGCTGTCGCTTGATTTACTGGGTAAATTGATTGATTACGACGCAAATCGCAATAAAACTTAACAATAAGTTTTGCAAACAAGCAAAAATCCGAACCTGACCCATCAGTGCACCTTCTGCCTGGAGTGCTGCTTATACTGTGATTGCTCTATTTGTAACGGATCTGGACAATACGCTAGTTGGTGATGACTTAGCGATGGCAGAACTGAACCAGCGGTTGAGTCAGTTCCGCCAAACACACGGTACTAAGGTTGTCTATATCACGGGGCGATCGCCGACCCTTTATTATCAACTTCAGGCTGACAAGCAGTTGCTGACACCGGATACGCTAGTAACGGCTGTTGGTACAGAGATTTATGACAACAGTAGGAATATTCCTGATCCAACTTGGTCTGAAAAGCTCAGTCAAGGATGGGAGCGAGACCAAGTGGTGGCAATTGCCTCTCACTTTGCTGCGTTATTTCCTCAACCTGCTTCAGAACAACGCCCCTTTAAGATCAGCTACTTTCTGGCTCAGGAAGCAGCCCTAGAGGTTTTGCCTCAGCTCAGAAATAAACTGAGTTCTAAGGGTTTGGAGGTAGAGATAATTTACAGTGGTGGCCAAGACCTCGATATTCTGCCTAGCGGTGCTGATAAAGGTCGGGCAATGTTGTTTTTACGGCAAAAATGGGGAGTTGAGCCTGCTCAAACCGTTGTCTGTGGTGATTCTGGTAACGATATTTCTCTCTTTCGCAGTGGCCAAGAAAAAGGAATTATTGTAGGCAATGCTCAACCCGAATTACTAAAGTGGCATCATCAGAACCCTGCTCTCAATCGTTATCTAGCTAAAACTTGCTGTGCTAGGGGAATCTTAGAAGGACTCAAACACTTTGGTTATCTTGAATGATTGATCAATAAAAGATTCACATTGACATCCTCCCTACCGCGCCTTAAGGCTGAGGGTAGGGATTTCTCGGATCGCTCCGAAGATTTCCTGTTTCAAAGCCAAGCCACCCACGGAGCCTGAGTCTGAACTCATTAGACAATTTGGAACTTTGAAGCGGCATTTCAAGTGATTGTGAACTACCCGACGCTAATTGCTGTGCAATACAGCACGGGCTTCCCAATTCAACGGGAACAACCTCCAGGACTCCATAATCCGTTTGGATTTACATTCCCTCCAAGGGCAGGAGTCCTGGTTCCCAAGACCCATATTTTCCTTGCAACCTGTCCCTATTAGCTTGGTTTTCGCTTACGGCATTGAGGGTCAAGAGGTGCCAATTGTATCATTTGCTTGTCTCCAGGGGATTGACCCCTATCGACAAGCCCTGCTTTCATCCCGACAC from Neosynechococcus sphagnicola sy1 includes the following:
- a CDS encoding amylo-alpha-1,6-glucosidase — its product is MLINNRPASNVHAPMTLMQAKAAEGMEEQEWRSTITQIRTDNKAFNQIIMRAEQDIYLLRQTFGNGKVLSAGVPWFSTLFGRDSIIAASQTLILDPAIARDTLHTLALYQGKVEDDWREEEPGKILHELRFGEMARCHEIPHTPYYGTIDATPLWLMLYAEYYAWTHDRETLDRLWGNARAAMEWIDLNSRQTGYLSYHYRSQGGLQNQGWKDSNNCIVDRNGKLAVEPITLCEVQAYVYAAKVRLSELARVKKRIDLADRWQEEAYNLQARFNRDFWLPDYDYCALALDGDGNPVDSITSNPGHCLNLGIFTSEKAHSVAERLRAPDLFNGWGIRTLSSHSPAYNPMGYHVGSVWPHDNSLITLGLRSLGLVDQALEVTQGIFDMTFLQPYQRPPELLCGYERTGDRAPVQYPVACSPQAWASGAIFQLLHVMTNLVPDAPGNHLRIIDPALPDSIHHLSLKNLRVNSTLLDLEFVRAADSPEEGPGTTACRVAKKRGNLRVVIEA
- a CDS encoding glycogen debranching N-terminal domain-containing protein encodes the protein MPDLIELEGKLFIPADQMPLPEWGCMLRDRLETTLSLKDDDLFLISDTLGNISSCGSDGALTSLGLFCRDTRFLSRLELQIEGRSPILLSSNAQKGFALSVLCANPAIDDRIPTETIGIQRELAINGGLFEEITLTNYSTQGLQFELSLSFDADFVDLFEVRGHQRQQRGKLLRRVEATVEDPLSVNAATVEGSEASSPDPEPYALPHPQSHSELTMAYQGLDGAVMESHIQFLHHPPITSKAIPPCGLLN
- a CDS encoding glycosyltransferase, translating into MLDLIPTSPPPITKAKNPVAFNKSLTTVRSTHPSRQAIALISDHGDPAATIGKEEAGGQNVYVRQVGEALAKLGWQVDMFTRKSHRDDATIVQHSPYCRTIRLTAGPETFIPRDQLFQHMPEFVAALLQFQAREGTNYPLMHTNYWMSAWVGLQLQQQRQVQVVHTYHSLGAVKYQAVDHRPEIAATRLAIERQILEEANCVVATSPQEQEQLRSLVSAQGNIEVIPCGTDLQTFHVMPKAEARSALQQRELSHLGWHPDEQIVLYVGRFDPRKGIETLVRAVADLKARSSTETLRLLIVGGSDPKQADGQERSRLEALVHDLGLAEHTHFVGQVGHDRLPLFYTAADVCVIPSHYEPFGLVAIEAMACGTLVVASDVGGLKFTVVPGETGWLVPPRDVTAFADAIDRVLSNGLSGRKMRKQAALRVQQNFSWTEVAIQLSDLYRRLLARSLSHPACAQAQLPGTVTTPMMRLSTLGDLSGTAHPEVSTARGVNKLIKAS
- a CDS encoding glycosyltransferase family 4 protein, which produces MRIAQVSPLWERVPPPAYGGIELVVGLLTDELVWLGHDVTLFASGDSITLAKLESVHPQALRLDPKVREFGIYEMLQLSHVYERAGDFDIIHSHMGCVALPYARLVKTPTVHTLHGVFTPDNEKLFTYAKDQPYVSISHSQREPRLGLNCVATVYNGIDVASHHFYPQPENPPYLAFLGRMSPEKGPHLAIAIAQASGWQLKLAGKVDGVDEAFFESQIKPHIDGQQIQYLGEADHAMKNALMGGAVATLFPITWREPFGLVMVESMAAGTPVIAMRMGSTPEVIAHGTNGFLCDTVADCIAAVPKAATLDRRVCREYVMEHFSAQRMTDGYQAVYQQILADRFLLNGHHSPLLDLHRPIGLSR
- a CDS encoding sucrose-phosphate phosphatase — protein: MIALFVTDLDNTLVGDDLAMAELNQRLSQFRQTHGTKVVYITGRSPTLYYQLQADKQLLTPDTLVTAVGTEIYDNSRNIPDPTWSEKLSQGWERDQVVAIASHFAALFPQPASEQRPFKISYFLAQEAALEVLPQLRNKLSSKGLEVEIIYSGGQDLDILPSGADKGRAMLFLRQKWGVEPAQTVVCGDSGNDISLFRSGQEKGIIVGNAQPELLKWHHQNPALNRYLAKTCCARGILEGLKHFGYLE